The Fibrobacter sp. DNA window TCTCATTTCAATGCTGAGGACCTGATAACGGTTTTCCGTAAAAAAAAGATTCCGGTCAGTCGTGCAACAGTGTACAGGACCATCTCTCATCTTGTGGATGCCGGTTTTCTCTTGCCGGTTGCTCTTGAATCATCTCAGGCCTACTATGAGTTTGCTCCTGACTCTGCCCATCACGAACATCTGGTGTGCGAGAAATGCGGCAGGATAATTGAGTTTACTGATCCTATGCTTGAAAACAGAATTGAGTCCATTGCCAGCCTTCACGGCTTCAAGATAAGCCGTCATGCTGTGCAGATATCAGGGATATGCAGGAGATGCTGTGGACGTCAGAAAACATAAACTGATTCTCGATGAGTGCATCGGGTTACTTTCCGTAAACGGGATCGATGTAAGCGATGCCCTGAAGAAGGTGATCATTTATTTCTTTTCAAATGATAATCACATCTCTCTCGATGATGTCTCGGCTTTTGTAAGATCGAACAATCTGAGCATATCAGATGATGTTGTTTCATCTGCATTCAAACTGCTTGTGGAGTATGGCTTTGCAAAAGAGAAAGTCTTCGGTGATAATACTCTCCGTTATGAGCATCTGCATATCGGTGAGCATCATGATCATTTCTATTGTCTAAAATGCAAGCGAATAATTGAATTTTATTCTCCTGTAATTGAGGTTGCACAGATTGAGGAGGCGCGTCGTAA harbors:
- a CDS encoding transcriptional repressor, which gives rise to MKAEAESLRARFKEYLSLKGLSFTPQRSIILEHLIQDSSHFNAEDLITVFRKKKIPVSRATVYRTISHLVDAGFLLPVALESSQAYYEFAPDSAHHEHLVCEKCGRIIEFTDPMLENRIESIASLHGFKISRHAVQISGICRRCCGRQKT